acaacagaGGAGGGTCATTTTCATGCGCAGGTTATCTCATAAACAACTTCACTCACTCTTCAATACACTTTGTTAGCGAACACACCAAAGTTCACTTGTCTGCTCTGAACAAggtaagacatttttttaaactctGCACCTCAATTAATAAGAAAGAAGTGTTAACTTATTTATAAtgactttttaatatttttatgatcAAGTTTTTTGTTCAAAAGCATCAAATGCTCAGTATAACATGCTAAAAGATTGACTTTTACCAAAAGAACTGTGGAAGGGGCATAGTACAGTGATGAGATGGATATATATTGTGCCATGGTACTGGATGTTTATATTCGTATACCATGGCATTTACATGGTACTCAAAGGTACTGAATAgcttggtattaccatggtacatgtccaaaaatatggtattaccatggttcttttttggtacatttttgtttgtggaTATAACCACTTTAGAGTAGGGCTAGAACTGTAACTTTTGTTAGAACAATAACAAAAGTATTATGATAGCTACATTATAAGTCCACAGGTGATCTGCAGTAGCCATGCCCAGTAAACTGGAAGGAGCAATGGACGCACTCATCACAGTCTTCCACAACTACTCAGGGACCGAAGGAGACAAATACAAACTCAATAAAGGAGAACTGAAAGAACTTCTAAACAGCGAACTCACTGACTTCCTCACGGTTAGCAATCTGAATTTTCACAAAACTTTAATAACTTGTAATGGATATCTTGCGCAGAAATTTTTCTCTTGTGACTGGCATACTGTAACAAAAAAGtataaatgcacagttgttgcaAAAAGGGTGTATTTCTGCCTGATGTGACCCTTGAAAATTACATgaattggtgtaacctaatgtattcaaattgatttttatcatattaaataatatatttggaATTTAAGCAAATATATTGAAATTAAAACCTGTTCATTTAGATGCACATGAAGTTTATTTTTAGGtaatttgaaaacatattttacagtgcaggtagaaaaaaaatcacaggtCAATAACTTCCGAGCATTAATGGAATTAAGATTAATTTCGCTTCCATCAACAGAAACTGGATTGaaataataaaactaatttgaattaaataataatttgagcATTGACCATGTGGGCTATAATAGGAAGAGTGAAGAGATATGAAGAGAGTGATTTCTTGGCATTGAGTTCAAAGGACTCTCTTTCCTTTGAGAAAACAGCTCATAACATCACCTCACTGACTGCTCAGTCAACCCAATGTAATCCTTTaattccatttattaacattttggATTTGAACTTGACATCCAACTTAGAGACCACTGATGTTGCATGTATTATTTGTGTGAATGCGTGTATGAGTGAGTTTTTGGCTTCAGTATGTTGATTAGTGATAGTGATTTGGTTAATTTCGCCATTAACTTTTCTGCTTGtacattgtgtttttgtttaattcatttcCTGTGTACGCATCTGTGTAATCCCTGCTCGCAGACTGGGAAAGGCCAGTTGGACTCTGAGAAATGAAttgaattaattatttctttCCCATCAGATGCAATATAATTCCACGAAACTAAGCCCATTCAGAATTAGGAAACTTTTCTGACACTAAATGAATCGAAAGTTCAAGAAAACAGGTTCATGGCCTTTGTAGGGGAgccatgcaaaatgtaatttcttattgttttcttttgattATTTTGGGATGAATTGTGACCTGGCCATGTTTTCGTGCGATTCACCCTCTTAGATGCGGGTCTCAGCTGCATCATCAGAAGGAGACTGCTGCTTACGCATCATCAATTACTGCCTGGAACACAGCCTGATATAGATTCTCACCTCTCCCTTGCCACAACCCTATGTCTCTCTCAGGAGTGTGTATACTGTAACATTAAAAGGCAGAAAAAGTAATGACTGAAATATTAAGTAGTGTCTGGTGGCTTGCTGtgttaaccacacacacacatgttggtgcggctatccttattaGGATTCTCCATAATGAGTTTTattctgtacgaactatagattctattccctaaccctacccctaaacctaaccctcacaaaaaactttctacatttttacatttaaaaaaaagcattgtttagtatgattttttaagtgatttgaattatggggacactagagatgtcctcataaaccacattaatagcataatacccttgtaattagcCAGTTTGTAACCTCAGGGGCGTAGTTTTcaggggggggggatgggggggaggtaattcattaatgtccccaaagggaggttttgcttgaagatttagctcacttttggggaCAATTTTGTACATATACACAGAGACATACAGTAGTCAATCATACAGTAAACCCAGAGGCTGATGGAGTTGGATGGCTTTAAAGTCATGGCTCATTGGTTACTAATGTTACCATAGGGACGCATGGCCACTGGGGTTTGCCCAGTTGTGGCCACATGGATAGGAATGtcaggatagatggatggacgccCATGAGACGGATCTGTTGTTCTTTTCTGGGCAGTCTGGAAACAGGTTAATGCTACAGTCAGCCTGACAGACCAATATGACACAGGGACaaggaataataaaaaatctctctctctatctctctctatctgtttTATAAACGCACCATAAAAAATTCATATGTATTATGCTATGCTGAACACTTGCTGTGTTTTGTCCTCTCTTTGTTTAGTCTCAGAAGGACCCCATGCTGGTGGAAAAGATCATGAATGATCTGGACTCCAACA
The DNA window shown above is from Myxocyprinus asiaticus isolate MX2 ecotype Aquarium Trade chromosome 40, UBuf_Myxa_2, whole genome shotgun sequence and carries:
- the LOC127430792 gene encoding protein S100-A1-like; the encoded protein is MPSKLEGAMDALITVFHNYSGTEGDKYKLNKGELKELLNSELTDFLTSQKDPMLVEKIMNDLDSNKDNEVDFNEFVVLVAALTVACNDFFQEQQKNKGKDGK